TTCTTTATTTCTTGTTGTTGACTTTTTCCGTGTTTAATCTCTTCACTCTGATTATTTGTTGAATGCACAAAGTCACTTGTTGGCCAATACTGTTCATTTCATCCAGAATAATGCAACTGTCCTGCAGATGATTACTAGATTTCTCCCATCTCTTTTCTAGTCCTCTCATGAGTCATCAATTACTGACACAGCGGGCAAGATAAGCCATTTAATTGCGGATATGTGAGCTATACACATTTCTGATGCACCTGAGCTAGGTCCTATCCCTCCTGGCTGATGAGCAAAGCGCAGCACTCCCTGCAGTTGACTGGTGAACTGTCCATGTTATACCCCTTTTCTTTCACCAAATATGTCACCTGGAGAAACCAGTCCTGCGTCTCTTGCCAAAAGGTCGGCTGGCATAGGGTCAAGCTCACTGAGCAACCAAGTGAGGATTGGTGCGATAGAATAGATGGCTGTGTTAAATGGAAATGACAaaattacatatatattttatatgaaGTATATTTTAATTAGAGAACAATAGCAGGGCTGTTGTCTACACCGGGTGACTAAGTGGACATCCAAGTGGCTTCATCACATCCTTTCAAATGTGACATATGTGCACTACTTAAAATAAAGTATCTATcagaatgtgtttgttttttaatttaaaaggcCTTGAAATCTCATGTCTAAATGCTAAGGGGAAGTACATGAGTGAGCCATTAGGGGTGTGTTCACATAATCCCATCAATGCAACCACCATAGCAACGAATGCTTACCATCATGGAGATTAAAAGGTGTCAAAGAAGGTAGGTTGTGAAACGGAAACACCGTTCGACATCACGGTTTGTACAGTACTGTGCTTCCAAGGGTTGTAGAGAGAGGTTTTAAACGACACCTGCCTTGTACGCTTTAGCTTCCATTGCCCAGCTGCATCAAAGGAGGCTAAAGAGCTAGCATAGTTCACCGAGCAGCAGCTTCGGTTAACCACCTTGCTAACTGGCTAAAATTTACAGTTAAAAGCATTGTGTCCACATTATAAGGTACGTTAAAATTACGAAAGGCTTGGGGTGGTTGTTAAACCCCTGATAGTGGCTATTAATAATTACTACGTCCGATCTGCCTTTTATGCTCCAGCTGGTTAGCACCCCTCATCATAAAGCTAACCTATGGTTTAACAAGATGGGACGTTCAAAGTGACGAGTATTTATTGCCCACTTTGAAATATTTGCCTTCTGGTGAGAGTTGTGTTGTTAAATGTGCACTAGTGTCCACTTAGTAGGCATTTCTCTGAATTCAACACAAGAGCTACCGCATACcggtcaactcatacggtttagccatacggattttgtggtgaatcttacgtatatggccgtatcgcacaaatcatacggattctgaaaatttctgtttttttaccAACTTCAAATCATTTGAAGTTGgtggaaaaaagtaacgcaggaatacaactctgaacaccgtaatgccactaagtagaatgatgattagacattaaccacacattgtattatggagagctacaataaatatcattgaacatttcgtgggtttttttctgccgttattttgacataaaaagcTTTGGTAtgtttataaggattttttgctctttataaggatttttttttggtagtttatacaggttggcgctccgaaaagttgactgTACGCatattacagtacagtacatcaaaTTAAACTACTACAGcagaaatgctttaaaaatgaatttatcAAGGTAAGTTTATTTCTATAGCACAATTAGCACACAAGTCAAATGATAAATGCTTTACAATGGCAAAGGAACCCAGACGATATTTAGATGTTTAAAAAGTAAATTCAAAAGATAAATTGTATGGAGACATAAATACTAGAAATAAAACAGTTGAAGCAAAGTGATTTCAAAATCAAGAAATAGATTGAGCATGTAAGGGTAGCTTACAATAGACAACAAGGTTTTCAGGCCTCATTTAAAAAGGCTGACAGTTTGAGCAGACCTCAGGTATTCGGCAAGTCTGTTCCGAAGGTGAGGAGCATAGTTGCTGATTGCTGCTTTGCTATTTTTGGTTCATATTCTGGGAACACACAATAAACCTGTCCCGGATTACTTGTGGGCTCTGAATGCTTCATATGGAGCTAATAAGTCTAGGATGTATTTTGATCCAAGACCATTTAATGCTTTGACGACCAGAAGCAATATTTTAAACTCTCTACTTTCATTAACAGCAAGCCAGTGATTTAATTTGAGGACCAGTGTAATATAGTCCAACCTTATGGGATTCGTCAGGACACTGGCGATCAGTATTATATATGGACGGACCACTTACTCGAGTTCTTCCAAGGGAATTccaaggcattcccaggccagtcTACAGACAGACTCTCCGGCCCGTCCTGGGTCCACCTCCTCCCGATAGGATATTCCCAAAACCTCTGACCTGGGAAGCGTCCAGGAAGCATCCTTagaagatgcccaagccacctcatcttgcTCTTCTGGGCACTTCCCAGATGACCGATCTTCTCACCCGATACCAAGGCAGAGCACAAACACCCTGCAGAGGAAACTTTTTTGCGTTGTATCGAGGTTCTTTCCTTTACGGCTCATCGCTCATGATCAGAGGTGAGTCTGGGAATGTAGCTCGAATGGTAAATTCAGAGCTGAGCCTTTTGGCTCAGGTCCTTTTACACAACGACAGACGGATACAGAGTCTGCATCACTACAGACGCTGCGTTAAGATGCCTGTCAATCTACTGCTCCACGCCCAGCTTACTTGTGAGGAAGAATCCAAGATACttcaactcctccacttggcgGAAGTCTCTCATCCCCAACCTGTAGAAGGGATGCCACGGTTTTACGACTGCGGAACATGATCTCAAATtcggaggtgctgattttcatcccagctGCTTCACATTCGGTTATGAACCGCTTCAGTAAGAGTTTGAGATCGCGACTTGATgaaaccacatcatctgcaaaaagcagagatgcaatactgggGCCTGATCAGTCAgagtctcttcttcttctcctttcgacTTGTCCCCTTTTAAATGGCCTGATCAGTCAGAGTTTACCCTATTTAATATGGTCACCTGTTTGATTGTGACCACATGAATAACATTTGATTTGTGTCTTGTCTTTACTTACTCAGATCCTGCCTTCATTAAGGAATTGCTAGGCTGGCCCAGGACCAGATAAGTGCTTCACGTGAAGAACTAACAATGCCTTATGCGTGAGGAGAATGGGAGGAAGCGGGTCCAAAGCCAAAGGCGCTTGGCCTTTCTCGGGCAGCGGGGCGGGCGGTGACTCTGTTGAGAATGTCAACGAACAGTCGGTGGCCCGCCTCAAAAGGCCCAGAAACGCAACACCCTTTGTTTTTACTCGGAGGAGGTAAAACCAACACCGATGAATGTTTGTTGTAAATTGATAAATGAAGTCTAACTGGTTTCAGTGGAATCTCCAATGTTATGAATTGATTCAACTTCTTTATGAAGTTTGACATTGCATTTTGTGCAATGTGACTGTTGTGTTTTGCAGCTCACTCTACTACGACGAGGATGGGGACCTTGCCCATGAATTCTACGAAGAGACGGTGGTGACAAAAAACGGTCGAAAAAAATCCAAGTTGAGGAGGATTCAAAAGAATCTGATTCCACAGGTAAGATAAGTGTTGGTAACAGGGGTGGGAAGCTCCTCCCCTCACGAATATTTGAAAACACTGCTCAAAGAGGGCATTGCCTGGACGACCATTGGGCTCGTATGAGGGGTGAAATGGTTGAGCATGGTCTGGCTGTGATTGACAGCAGCAGTGACAAACTATGACCTAAATAATTTCTGTAGTACAACAACCTATGCTCaataaacaaatcaaatgcTTTACTAATAAATCATTAACCTGAAAATGAATAGAAAGATGTCCGCAAACGCTGCGATTCCAACTCCCAACTCACTATGGAATTGTGTAGAGGGCTCAGCCGTTTATATAAACCACGGCTGAGTGTGTGACTATGTCAACATTCCGAAAGTGGCCTCAGAATTCCCTGCGAGTCAAGTCAGAGGACACAAAGCCAAATGCACATACAGTGCAGTGTTTAGCCAGATTGGCTTCTCACATAAATTTTGTGACCCAAATTCAAAATCTCAACAAGCATGCATTAAAATGTCAAACTAATTATCTGGACATGTAGACAGTGTGAGCAGACACACATTTATGCAGTTTAttaccccccccaccgccccccaaaaaaattgatttggaaGTGTGTAGCCCTTTAATTGAAATGTAGATGATTGATTTTACATGATACCCTGAAATTATTTCCCATTTGTAATGTGAACTGGTGAAATGTTAGTATGATAGCAGCTGGTATTTCTCGGGACTGCcctatatggattttttttttgcggctgaTGCTGATTCCGATATTTGGAAGAAAAACTCGATTAaccacccgaaaaaaaaaaaccccatcaaatTTTGGGGGGACCTTTAATGCTTACAACAATGAAGATATGGATTAAAGGCATAACGTGactattttacaatattttgccCTTTAGTACTTGGGCAACGAATTTTATTatctttgtctttgtctttgtaatgtgataatgtgaaataaaataaaactaattggCATTTTAAAAAGAGCCAATATCGGCCAATTAAAATGAGATTAGTCGGGTCGCAGGCATTAGTATTTTTAATGATCGATGCTGTTGCTTCTTTTTTAGGGGATTGTGAAGCTGCAGCATCCCTGTATTCACGTGGACTTCCCCATCGTCCTCTGTGAGGTGtgagaattgttttgtttttttcaaatgaacaacTGGCGCAAATTCTTCCCCTTTAACTAAAAGCGGTCTGACCTGAATGAGTCTGTGTTGTTCAAACATGAACTGCCGGCTGCAGAAAGAAAAACTCCATTGCAAAGTGACATATCAATGTTTTGTTATTCACACACAGATAGTACAGATTTCTGTAACGTGTTGTCTGGATAGATTATACGGTATGTAAGCAGACTTTAAAGGAGACATGgtatggaaaattgacttttgaatGGCCGGTATACACAACGTTGAAGCGCTGGAGTACTTgtctaagctaaaagctaagaCAAGCTTCTGTGTTACCAGAGTGCAATTTGGCTTCTTCATAAAGTCCTGCCTCCAGaagtgaaaatacaaaatcTCAGTGGACACTTGCTATTTTCATTCACACTTACCTCGTCGCAACTCCCATGCTCCGCCCTGGTCGTCATCATGCCGAAAGTCGTTCTCGGCACTGATCTCACAGTCGAAGGGGGCCGGGGTGAGCAGTGGCTCGTTTGCATTAGACAGGGCCTATCAGTTTTTTTTGAGAAGTTAACAAGACAGAAAAAACCCATAGTATGTCTCccttaaaaataacccatcacACTATGCTGTATTTCTACCCCGAGGTGTTCTTTGTGCAAAACTACAAAAGGAGTATTTGAGCCACATCGAAAAGAGGGACAAAAAGTAAATTTACGAGGAAAGGACAGTCAAGTCAtaacatcatctttttttccttaTCAATTTCTtgaacagtggtgccttgatagATGAGTGATATGACTtacaagttttttgttttgttttttgctttcacTTGTGAGGAAAAATTTGAGACAGAAGTGCTGTATGGTGGCAGTAAACTCAACTAATGTCACAACAAGCAGCCGTTTGTCAGATCGTGAACAATTCTTCCAGGAAGAGAATTTtaactttttaacatttttacttaaaaatcttactttattttttgtacatctTTGTGATATGACATTCTTGTAATTACCTATCATGTAATGTTATAATATTCCCTCTTTATTTTGGGGGAATAGTTAAACTtactcatctttttttgttgtggttgaaCACTTGACCTCATAAGTGTAGGACTTCTTCTTTCACCCAAAATTtcttttcacccaaaaatattttgtttcctttCTTTTCCCACTTTTTTTATGGCTAtcactgatgaataaaaatgtttttaaaattgttcttCCAATATTAAGCCTCTCACAAAATATGATTTATTACAAATCAAATTTATCTTGAAATACATGgtgtaaaattaattttaatatttttttccacgtaAACCCTTTTTGTCAGAATATTTTGAGTAGGACTCGACCGATTAATTGGCTGGCCAATTTAATTGGTTGATATTAGcacttttaaaatcagcaaaaaGTGCAGACTTTATTtgtgatgattgttttttttatgtatttatttatttattaaatatatatttaaatacatgAACTCATTGTAgcataaaacaacaataatgacGTTGAACCcctcccgccccaaaaaaattaattgcatATTTCTACTTGTAATATTGCgacttttttccttcttttcaaTGTGGCTCCATAGTCACTTATACAAAATGGAAGCGGAAGTTAGTATCTGCCTTTCGTGAGCcgcacaaagtgtgtgtgtgtgtgtgtgtgtgtgtgtgtgtgtgtgtgtgtgcgtgtgtgtgtgtgtgtgtgtgtgtgtgtgtgtgcgcgcgtatgtGCGTGCATTTGGTCTGCGTGCAGCTTATCTTTGAATGaacaaatgtgtaaatgtgcagCTTTGGCGGCTGGGCAGCGAGTGTTGTTTTATCGTAATAAACGTTGCATATAATGTGAGCCTTTTTCAGTCACGTGAGCTCAGACTCGTTAAAACGTTGCACTGTAAATAATTCTGATGCATTAGTTGGAAATACTTGAATAAATAGTTTACTGAGCTGAATTTCTTGAGTCGGATCAGACTTTGTGTGGAAtggatctttttattttttcaaaagtgtAATTTATTCACCCATTTATAAATTATTCTTTCATCTCCCGGTGCACTGGAATGAAACCAAATCACTGTAGTGTTCTATCTACATTTTGACTGTTCTACCTGAAATATTGCTGCAAAACGTTcatccaattattatttttatagttCTTGTCCTCACAGCTGAAGCAACCGGTACAGGGTGTACCACACTCGCCAACAATAAACCAGTCCCCCGATGTACACCACTTCGTCTCTCGCAAAAAGCAGTCTTGGACAGGGATGACAACTTAAATGTTGGCGAGGGGCGCACAATGTTTGATCACTGCTACTAGGGGCCACATAAAACTATTTCCTAACCAGATGTGTGACAAAATGCTACTTTAAAAGTGGAAGAAAATATATGCATTTGTGCAAAATATGTGCTcttaatatattatattttatttttcataaaacgGTACATTTTTCGATGTATGCActctaaactgaggctcagaggggatcgagccttttctgttgctgcagCACAAAACTGGCAAACGGAAAACCAACAGTAGATGTAAGAAtgaattctgtgtgtgtgtgtgtgtccacacaaaaaaatcaacccaCTTAAAATGTTTATATTACTGTATTGGGATACAAATCTACtcctgcatatcattccaaGTTTTCAAAAAACAGATTTTAGGCTCATGTTGTAGTATAGGGAATTGTCACGAAAGTCAACACCTGCATGCTGTATTTGCCATTCGGCAGCCATGGAGTTGGATGATCTcaaatgttttgacttttttttttccccaagatgtttttaaaaagtattattattattaaacaaataaataatgtggGTAGATCAATAAGCACCCCCGTTCCAACCTAAATGAGTAAacatggatggaaggatggattttacaaatttgtaaaaaacataaaaacatacattgtAGCATTTCCCTAAACAATTAATTGGACACACTTTTCTCACCACAGACCCAATTTTGTCTTGGatcaaaaaaaggaagaaaagataTATAAAAAAACTTGTCATTGTAATTACATTCATGTCTGAGTTTTGTGTTTTACCTGCAGATGGCAGCAGTAGCAGCAGTCTCTTTTGAACAAACCTCTTGACTGAGCTTGTTTCCTCCTCTCTTAATAACAATCCTCTGCTATTGTGCCTCTTGTGTAATTATAGGGCCTAACTCACGCACTAAGACTACAACCATGACAATTTGTGGCCTGGCTGTCACCGCTTTGGCAGCACACCAAGGCTTAATGGCAATGTAAACATATTCAGAGGCCTATTTCGCGGACAATAAATGGCCCGCTGTTCTTTTCCAGGGCTGCCGTGCTGTCTGTAATTGTGTGGAATGCGGTTGGGTGTATTCCGGTGCCAGAGGTCACTCATTTTCATGTGCTTCCTCTCCGAGCCTCTTTTGATGTCGTGCTGGGAGCCCACTGAGGTTTGGGGAAGATAAACCCCTGTTCTTTTAGGGCCACCCGGTATTACCACATTGAATATATGTGACAGCGTTACGATAGAACAGCTAATGGGGCTGACACATGCTCAGAGACAGGAGCTGAAAAGAACTTGTGTTATCATTATGAAGGATGTAAATTATGTTGTCACATTATGTCCTTTTTCCTGATCAGGCCGTTTTGCCCAGAAACGAGAAGCGTGTATCCAGGATAATGGACTGTTTAAATGCGGACTCTTTCAATTTCagagagccttgctttttggaTAATGAATaagaaatgtctccagtgtcatGAAATGAAAGGCCATTAATGAAGTCACCCAACAAgttaaaaagagaagaaaaagtcatggaatatattttttaacattcaggaaatgggaaaatattacacaaaataaaaaagtcggTAAATCatagaaaaatatttaaataatgtaatcatataaaataaataaatattcatccatccattttccaaaccgcttgatcctcactagggtcgcggggggtactggagcctatcccagccgtcttcgggcagtaggcggggacaccctgaatcagttgccagccaatcgcagggcacacagagacgaacaaccattcacgcccacactcacacctagggacaatttagagcgtccaatcagcctgccgtgcatgtttttggaatgtgggaggaaaccggagcacctgcagaaaacccatgcaggcccggggagaacacgcaaacttcacacagggaggccggagctggaattgaacccggtacctctgcactatgaagccgacgtgctaaccactggactaccgggccgtccgctaaataaaataaaaaatctaataaataaTCCATTCAAAGAAATGTCACTAAATGATTAAAACTGAACTTTATTCAACTAAAGGCcattaattaaaatgtaataaaaatgccattaaataaatctaaattataaatgtaaaaaataatttaaataaatcacCAAAGATCAACTAATAAATAAAGACACAATTAAATAATCCACCCATTTCCTAATCTGgtaatcctcatgagggtcgcggttgtgctggagcctattccagccatcttcgggcagtaggcggcgttcaccctgaactggttgccagcaaccatccacgctctcaGTGAAAcacagtgacaatttagagtgttccattattaacctgcaatgcatgtttttggaatgtgggaggaaaccgaagtacccggagaaaacccacgcaggcacggagagaacatgcacactctgGAATTGAACgcttcacctctgcactgtgaagcagatgtgCTCACCAGTCTTTCACCATGACACCCATCATTAATTAATCtaatatgtactgtaattaaaaatgtaaccaatgaatagaaaatatctgaaaaacttttcattttaaatatttacttaaaaaaaaaagaaatgtcattaacccttagatgcatgagtgactggcccctacactcttccataggtgggtgaaaaatgacccataatacaatcaatgctttttttaatgacatttttgtcattttagttaagaataatcacttctataaaattttgtaatatatttaggaccatacaggaatgatttcatgtttgaaatatctttatttttaattttttaacatttttgaaaaattacccagaatagcaatagaaaaatgtgaacatccattttgtgtgtgtgtgtgtgtgtctgtctgtctgtctgtctgtctgtctgtctgtctgtctgtctgtctgtctgtctgtctgtctgtctgtctgtctgtctgtctgtctgtctgtctgtctgtctgtctgtctgcctgcctgcctgtctgtctgtctgcctgtctgtatgcattgcctgttttgcctttctgtcagtgatcattgcacacaggtacattgca
The DNA window shown above is from Hippocampus zosterae strain Florida chromosome 9, ASM2543408v3, whole genome shotgun sequence and carries:
- the LOC127608060 gene encoding tumor suppressor candidate 2-like isoform X1, with product MGGSGSKAKGAWPFSGSGAGGDSVENVNEQSVARLKRPRNATPFVFTRRSSLYYDEDGDLAHEFYEETVVTKNGRKKSKLRRIQKNLIPQGIVKLQHPCIHVDFPIVLCEGCRAVCNCVECGWVYSGARGHSFSCASSPSLF
- the LOC127608060 gene encoding tumor suppressor candidate 2-like isoform X2; protein product: MGGSGSKAKGAWPFSGSGAGGDSVENVNEQSVARLKRPRNATPFVFTRRSSLYYDEDGDLAHEFYEETVVTKNGRKKSKLRRIQKNLIPQGIVKLQHPCIHVDFPIVLCEV